The Virgibacillus sp. MSP4-1 genome has a segment encoding these proteins:
- a CDS encoding metal ABC transporter permease, protein MIESFLEFEFLRNTFYTGLLIGLIAPLLGTFIVVRRLSLIADGLSHVTLSGIAFGLFLEKKIALLAISPYYTGIGFSIIGAIIIEYLRSVYQSFQEIAIPIILSVGVGLSVIFISLADGFNTDLYAYLFGSVAAVSQQDLYFIFGISLFIVAAVIIFYKELFAVSFDEEYAQVSGIHAKWIHFLFILLTALAISASIRIVGVLLVSALMTLPVASSIRMAKSFKQAIFYSILFGELSVISGLISGYYFEIPPGGTIVVALALILGIVLLLKSRK, encoded by the coding sequence ATGATAGAAAGCTTTTTAGAATTTGAATTTTTACGGAATACCTTCTATACAGGATTGTTAATCGGTCTGATTGCTCCTCTATTGGGTACGTTTATCGTTGTACGGCGTTTGTCCCTGATCGCGGATGGGCTTTCCCATGTCACACTGTCCGGTATCGCCTTTGGTCTGTTTTTAGAAAAGAAAATAGCATTGCTCGCGATTTCCCCTTATTATACAGGGATCGGTTTTTCTATTATTGGCGCCATTATTATTGAATATCTGCGGAGTGTTTATCAATCATTTCAGGAAATTGCCATTCCAATTATTTTATCTGTAGGGGTCGGACTCAGTGTTATTTTTATTTCTCTGGCAGACGGATTTAACACAGATTTATATGCGTATCTATTTGGCTCTGTGGCAGCGGTTAGTCAGCAGGATTTATATTTTATTTTCGGGATTTCCTTATTTATCGTCGCTGCCGTCATCATTTTTTACAAAGAGCTGTTTGCTGTATCCTTTGACGAGGAATATGCCCAGGTTTCCGGAATTCATGCCAAATGGATCCACTTTTTATTTATCCTGTTAACCGCTCTTGCTATTTCCGCTTCCATAAGAATTGTTGGGGTATTGCTGGTATCAGCATTAATGACTCTGCCTGTTGCCTCCAGCATTCGAATGGCAAAAAGCTTCAAACAGGCGATTTTTTATAGTATCCTGTTTGGAGAACTGTCCGTTATTTCCGGGCTTATCAGCGGGTATTATTTTGAAATACCGCCTGGTGGCACGATCGTAGTAGCGTTAGCTCTTATATTAGGGATTGTTCTATTATTAAAATCAAGAAAATAA
- a CDS encoding CrcB family protein, with protein sequence MIWLGIAIGGGIGAALRYALSVIMDASAFPWATLMTNYIGCLFLPFILLFPRMHAHLKKIIGTGMIGSFTTFSTFSTESIELLQSGGSLLFVLYIFGSIIGGLFLSGLSYTWMVKHIGSEPS encoded by the coding sequence ATGATCTGGTTGGGGATTGCCATTGGTGGAGGAATTGGTGCTGCTTTACGTTATGCATTATCAGTGATCATGGATGCTTCAGCCTTTCCTTGGGCTACATTAATGACCAATTACATCGGATGCCTCTTCCTGCCATTCATTCTGTTATTCCCCCGTATGCATGCTCATTTAAAAAAGATTATAGGAACAGGTATGATTGGGTCCTTCACCACCTTTTCAACCTTCTCTACCGAAAGCATCGAGCTGCTCCAAAGTGGCGGCTCATTGCTCTTTGTTTTGTATATTTTCGGGAGTATAATCGGGGGACTTTTTCTTAGCGGTTTGAGTTATACTTGGATGGTAAAACATATAGGAAGTGAACCATCATGA
- the crcB gene encoding fluoride efflux transporter CrcB → MISYVFLGGCLGAFSRAWISHWLNKYDFPWGTWLVNVVGSLLLGIILGIDIQQQWVHILGIGFCGAFTTFSTFSLETIKLIEQREWASAFLYLTASVGLSLIIVMSVFYFLQI, encoded by the coding sequence ATGATTAGCTATGTCTTTCTTGGAGGATGTTTGGGTGCCTTTTCCAGAGCATGGATAAGTCACTGGCTCAATAAATATGACTTTCCATGGGGGACCTGGCTGGTCAATGTGGTCGGCTCACTTTTGCTGGGGATTATTCTTGGAATCGATATTCAGCAACAATGGGTACATATCCTTGGTATTGGCTTTTGCGGGGCGTTTACCACCTTTTCAACCTTTAGTTTAGAAACCATCAAACTTATTGAACAGCGGGAATGGGCGTCTGCTTTTCTATATTTAACTGCGTCAGTTGGTTTAAGTCTTATCATCGTAATGAGTGTTTTTTATTTCCTGCAAATCTGA
- a CDS encoding PucR family transcriptional regulator ligand-binding domain-containing protein, translated as MRLAMEEILQLDLLNEGSVVTDEHTIRDSIVEWISVIEMPVENFVRKNEFVLTTGVGCKDDEELLLQFVKEVIESEASGLAIAIGRYIHRLPERIIHFANQQDFPIILLPWEIRFADAIQVVLHALKQEEERLVEKNKETQQELLNLILKNGSLYDVADYIEKKLDKGVIITDTRGRVKGKSRGASKLERTWTEFLQSEDYRFMVTSFENNHPYSTSPNARVMSIEGKNVLQFLVHSASEIQGFVIVEGLTDDDVDYLLGQQTVHLLEHAVTAIALCFLKENTIIETELKLRDDFVWSLAKEKDTSWDQVLSRAKSLKYNVTLPYVCIIGYPENFMDVFQKNLDQSTYEHWEQTITRRIEDEIYYSGKSMASQTMITFQRSHFIIYLEVNHHQVTETVDHFFQHLDKRLNQFMPELIFSWGISKTAGLRCFYESYQEAQKALEIGRRQKGPGFQNMYADTRVDRALMNLVHDEELKNITDQTIGTLLNYDQERGINLVHTFSVYNKNRGNVSQTARELNLHRQSLLYRLRKIESLTDCDLDKPDDLFLINLCIRLWTLGILESRNDVI; from the coding sequence ATGAGACTGGCGATGGAGGAGATTTTACAGCTGGATTTGCTTAATGAGGGTTCCGTTGTGACTGATGAACACACCATTCGTGATTCCATTGTAGAGTGGATATCTGTGATTGAAATGCCGGTAGAAAACTTTGTCCGGAAAAATGAATTTGTCCTGACAACTGGTGTGGGATGTAAGGATGATGAGGAATTACTTTTGCAGTTTGTGAAAGAAGTGATCGAATCGGAGGCATCTGGTCTCGCTATTGCGATTGGTCGTTACATTCACAGGCTGCCGGAAAGGATTATTCATTTTGCAAATCAGCAGGACTTTCCGATTATTTTGCTTCCCTGGGAAATTCGGTTTGCTGATGCTATCCAGGTGGTACTGCATGCATTAAAGCAGGAGGAAGAGCGTCTGGTCGAAAAAAATAAAGAGACGCAACAGGAACTGCTGAACCTTATTTTAAAAAATGGCAGCCTGTATGATGTTGCGGATTATATTGAGAAGAAGCTGGATAAAGGTGTCATTATTACAGATACAAGAGGCCGGGTAAAAGGAAAAAGCAGAGGTGCTTCGAAACTGGAAAGAACCTGGACAGAATTTCTCCAATCAGAGGATTATCGCTTTATGGTCACTTCTTTTGAAAATAATCATCCATACAGTACTTCACCGAATGCCCGTGTTATGTCGATAGAAGGAAAAAATGTCCTGCAATTTCTCGTTCATTCAGCCAGTGAAATTCAGGGGTTTGTCATTGTGGAAGGGCTGACAGATGATGATGTGGATTACTTATTAGGACAGCAGACCGTACACCTGCTGGAGCATGCTGTCACAGCTATAGCCCTCTGTTTTTTAAAGGAAAATACCATCATAGAGACGGAACTTAAGCTGAGAGATGATTTTGTGTGGAGTCTGGCAAAGGAAAAGGATACCTCCTGGGACCAGGTGCTATCAAGGGCTAAGTCCTTAAAATACAATGTAACTCTTCCCTATGTGTGTATCATTGGGTATCCTGAAAATTTTATGGACGTATTTCAGAAAAACCTGGACCAATCCACCTATGAACATTGGGAGCAGACGATTACGAGAAGAATTGAGGATGAAATCTATTATTCTGGAAAGTCGATGGCCAGCCAGACGATGATCACCTTTCAGCGTAGTCACTTCATTATATATCTGGAGGTAAACCATCATCAGGTTACAGAAACCGTTGATCATTTTTTTCAGCATTTGGATAAACGGCTAAATCAATTCATGCCTGAGTTGATTTTTAGCTGGGGAATCAGTAAAACAGCAGGCCTTCGCTGTTTTTATGAAAGCTATCAGGAGGCACAGAAAGCTCTGGAAATAGGCCGTCGTCAAAAAGGTCCCGGATTTCAGAATATGTATGCAGATACGAGGGTGGACCGAGCTCTCATGAATCTTGTCCATGACGAGGAACTTAAAAACATTACAGATCAGACGATTGGGACGTTATTAAACTATGATCAGGAGCGAGGCATTAATCTTGTGCACACCTTTTCGGTTTATAACAAAAACAGGGGAAATGTCAGTCAAACAGCCAGAGAGCTTAATCTGCACCGGCAGTCGCTCCTTTACCGTTTACGGAAGATTGAATCACTGACCGACTGTGATCTGGATAAACCTGATGATCTCTTTCTTATTAATCTCTGCATAAGACTCTGGACTTTAGGGATTCTGGAGAGCCGTAACGATGTCATTTAA
- a CDS encoding cystathionine gamma-synthase family protein gives MTKDHNLTNATKTVWAGESDYLVHGATQVPVVHSVSFGYEDIDEWFEVAIGNKDGHIYGRNTNPTVQSFEDKVKILEGAESATSFSTGMAAISNSLATFLKPGDRVVTIKDTYGGTNKIFSEFLPKLNIDVELCETANHEQMEEEIAKGCDILYLETPTNPTVKITDIKRMVKAAKAVDALVFVDNTFATPMNQNPLSLGADLVIHSATKFLGGHADALGGVVVGSKDLVEQIFHYREINGATLDPMAAYLLLRGMKTLDIRNERQCASAMRIANYLKQHDAVEDVFYPGLEDHPNHDIAKKQMSNFGGMLSFSLKDGLDGVREFLPKLQYANRAANLGAVETVVGPARTTSHIECTPEERKALGIPEGLIRYSVGIEDVNDLITDLENALSYITVKS, from the coding sequence ATGACAAAGGATCATAACCTGACAAATGCTACAAAAACCGTTTGGGCTGGCGAGAGTGATTATTTGGTTCATGGAGCCACACAGGTTCCGGTTGTACACAGTGTTTCCTTTGGTTACGAAGACATTGACGAATGGTTTGAGGTAGCGATTGGGAACAAAGACGGACATATTTACGGGAGAAATACCAATCCAACCGTGCAATCCTTTGAGGATAAGGTGAAAATTTTAGAAGGAGCAGAAAGTGCTACAAGCTTCTCAACAGGAATGGCTGCCATCAGTAATTCCCTTGCTACCTTCTTGAAACCTGGTGACCGTGTTGTAACGATTAAGGATACGTACGGGGGAACGAACAAAATTTTCTCTGAATTTCTGCCAAAGCTGAATATTGATGTCGAACTTTGTGAAACAGCCAACCACGAACAGATGGAGGAAGAAATTGCTAAAGGATGCGATATTCTGTATTTAGAAACACCTACAAACCCAACGGTAAAAATTACGGATATTAAAAGAATGGTTAAAGCGGCTAAAGCCGTGGATGCCCTTGTGTTTGTTGACAATACTTTTGCCACACCTATGAACCAGAATCCACTTTCACTTGGTGCTGACTTAGTCATTCACAGTGCTACTAAGTTTTTAGGCGGGCATGCCGATGCTCTTGGCGGCGTCGTTGTTGGGAGTAAAGATCTAGTCGAGCAGATTTTCCATTACCGGGAAATTAACGGGGCCACTCTTGACCCAATGGCTGCCTATTTACTTTTACGCGGTATGAAAACACTGGATATAAGAAATGAACGCCAATGTGCAAGTGCAATGAGGATAGCCAACTATTTGAAACAGCATGACGCTGTTGAGGATGTTTTCTATCCTGGACTTGAAGATCATCCAAATCATGATATCGCCAAAAAGCAAATGAGCAACTTTGGCGGGATGCTTAGCTTTTCTCTGAAAGACGGTCTGGATGGAGTTAGAGAGTTCTTACCGAAACTTCAATATGCCAATCGTGCCGCCAACCTTGGTGCTGTTGAAACTGTTGTAGGTCCTGCCCGTACAACCAGCCATATTGAATGCACCCCTGAAGAACGAAAAGCCCTTGGAATTCCTGAAGGGTTAATCCGTTACTCTGTGGGGATTGAGGACGTAAATGACCTGATTACTGATCTTGAAAATGCCTTGTCCTATATTACGGTAAAAAGCTAG
- a CDS encoding M20 family metallopeptidase, with the protein MNIHSEAQAIHDELINIRRNLHRQPELSFKEYRTTEFIKRYLQSIEGLSVHSGKEAIGLDTGVVGTISNGSGPTIAIRADIDALPILEENQHEYRSQNDGVMHACGHDAHTTIALGTAKILAQKVRKQELTGKIKFIFQPAEEDTDEKGWTGAPYLVRSGILDDADAAVALHMDPVQPAGTVTINKGYSMASVDTFRASIYGSGGHAAYPQQTSDPIRMLGSILPAIQSISGRTISPLEPSVLSVTHIGTTPSYNVIPNEVHLQGTIRSYHPDIRKQLKAELEQTLKISQSMGGSCQLDIIHGEPVLYNHPAITDWFETTVCDLFPSFTIKQEPFGMAGEDFSHIAETVPSAMLFLGAKIDDQPNRGLHMPEFEIDEEALKYGVSILTETACRFLKGSYSFNKGGNDDDP; encoded by the coding sequence ATGAACATACACTCGGAAGCTCAGGCGATTCACGATGAACTCATTAACATCAGACGAAACCTTCATCGTCAACCGGAATTAAGTTTTAAAGAATATAGAACAACCGAGTTTATTAAAAGATATCTTCAAAGCATCGAAGGATTATCCGTTCATTCAGGGAAAGAAGCGATTGGATTAGATACAGGTGTTGTCGGTACCATTTCCAATGGGAGTGGACCGACAATCGCCATTCGCGCTGATATCGATGCTTTACCCATCTTAGAAGAAAATCAGCATGAATACCGTTCACAAAATGATGGTGTGATGCATGCATGTGGTCATGATGCTCACACCACTATTGCCCTCGGTACTGCTAAAATCCTGGCACAAAAAGTAAGGAAACAAGAGCTGACTGGGAAGATCAAATTTATTTTTCAGCCTGCTGAAGAGGACACCGATGAAAAGGGATGGACCGGAGCCCCTTACCTGGTTCGCTCAGGAATTCTGGATGATGCAGATGCAGCGGTTGCCCTTCATATGGATCCTGTTCAACCAGCAGGCACAGTTACAATCAATAAAGGGTACAGTATGGCAAGTGTCGATACCTTTAGAGCCTCAATCTATGGTTCAGGTGGGCACGCCGCTTATCCACAACAGACTTCCGACCCTATCAGAATGTTAGGCAGTATTTTACCTGCTATCCAGAGTATTTCAGGTCGGACGATTTCTCCACTTGAACCTTCCGTACTATCTGTAACACACATTGGAACGACACCATCCTACAACGTCATACCTAATGAAGTCCATCTCCAGGGAACCATTCGCAGCTATCATCCGGATATTCGCAAACAGCTTAAAGCAGAACTGGAACAGACACTAAAAATCTCACAATCTATGGGAGGAAGCTGTCAATTAGACATCATTCACGGGGAGCCTGTTCTATACAACCATCCTGCTATCACAGACTGGTTTGAAACCACAGTCTGTGATTTGTTCCCTTCGTTTACGATTAAGCAAGAACCATTTGGGATGGCGGGAGAGGATTTTAGTCATATTGCTGAAACCGTACCGAGTGCCATGCTGTTTCTTGGAGCAAAAATAGATGATCAGCCAAACCGCGGGCTTCACATGCCTGAATTTGAGATTGATGAGGAAGCCCTGAAATATGGGGTCAGTATCCTTACCGAAACAGCCTGCCGGTTTTTAAAAGGAAGCTATTCATTCAATAAGGGAGGGAATGATGATGACCCATAA
- a CDS encoding homoserine dehydrogenase: protein MTHKIAFIGFGGVGQGLMDILLNKGKNLTDNLGLDIKVVAISDLKKGSVYHPDGLDLQRIAAIMNTSGQLEDYPEEDGLIKGWDSLTTIEKSNADTIVEITYTDVQTGQPAIDHCKAAFENGKNVVMSNKGPVAIAYDELNELAKERGVNWGFEGTVMSGTPALRMPLISLTGNEIQEIRGILNGTTNYILTKMEEGMTYETALKQAQDLGYAEANPTSDVEGYDALYKVVILANVIMGIPLTKEDVLCKGISGLTIDDINEAKQENKRWKMLGRITRQDDQVYASVKPEKVDMTDPLAGVQGAINAITYECDLSGPITLMGAGAGIIETGFSLLIDIINMERNVIQ, encoded by the coding sequence ATGACCCATAAAATTGCCTTTATCGGCTTTGGTGGAGTCGGGCAGGGGTTAATGGACATATTGTTAAACAAAGGGAAAAATCTGACGGACAATTTAGGATTAGACATCAAGGTCGTAGCGATTTCTGACTTAAAAAAGGGCTCTGTTTACCATCCTGACGGCCTTGATTTACAGCGAATCGCAGCCATTATGAATACATCAGGCCAATTAGAGGATTACCCCGAGGAAGATGGACTCATCAAAGGCTGGGATAGTTTAACGACCATTGAAAAGTCTAACGCAGACACCATTGTCGAAATCACCTATACAGATGTTCAGACGGGGCAGCCCGCCATTGACCACTGTAAAGCTGCTTTCGAGAATGGCAAAAATGTCGTTATGAGCAACAAAGGTCCCGTAGCCATTGCTTACGATGAGCTTAATGAGCTTGCAAAAGAGAGAGGAGTCAACTGGGGCTTTGAAGGTACGGTCATGAGCGGAACCCCCGCACTTCGAATGCCCCTGATTTCCCTGACAGGAAATGAAATACAAGAGATTCGCGGCATCCTGAACGGAACAACGAACTATATCTTAACAAAAATGGAAGAAGGAATGACGTATGAAACAGCACTAAAGCAGGCCCAGGACCTCGGGTATGCGGAAGCCAATCCGACAAGTGATGTGGAAGGCTATGATGCCCTTTATAAGGTTGTCATATTAGCCAATGTCATCATGGGAATTCCCCTGACAAAAGAAGATGTACTTTGTAAGGGAATCTCCGGCTTGACTATTGATGATATTAACGAGGCAAAGCAGGAAAATAAACGCTGGAAGATGCTTGGGCGCATCACCAGACAGGATGATCAAGTCTATGCATCCGTAAAGCCTGAAAAAGTAGATATGACAGATCCCCTTGCTGGTGTTCAGGGAGCCATAAATGCCATCACCTATGAATGTGACTTATCAGGACCGATTACTCTGATGGGCGCGGGTGCCGGCATTATTGAAACCGGATTTTCTCTCTTAATTGACATCATTAATATGGAACGAAACGTCATTCAATAG
- a CDS encoding aldehyde dehydrogenase family protein gives MKAQVEQVKMCIGGEWVNREQKIDVYNPQNNELIASVPSASKEDMINTIEEAKKGVDIAAELPVHKRISILNRAASLLSERKQEFAETIAKEGSKTITEASGEVNRAIETLQISAEEARRIKGETISFDQRPGSENRVGYYYRFPIGLIAAITPFNDPLNLVAHKVGPAVASGNALIVKPASTTPLSALKLAALMEEAGLPKKVLSVITGRGSEIGDLLIEHEDIRMISFTGGVETGQEITAKSGVKKLGMELGSNSPSIILDDADVDQAVESTVSGSYAAAGQNCIGVQRIYIAENLYEDFKTKFVERTKQYVTGDKMSSDTDMGPLITESEAIRVENWVNDAVDHGAALLCGGKRHGAYYDPTVLEQLPDNCILASEEVFGPVVILYSVADLDEAITKSNNVDFGLQAGIFTKNLERAFEAIHKLKVGGVMVNDSSDYRIDAMPFGGVKNSGLGREGIQFAIHEMTDPKVVCFNLP, from the coding sequence ATGAAGGCACAAGTGGAGCAAGTGAAAATGTGTATTGGCGGTGAATGGGTAAATCGGGAACAGAAAATTGATGTATACAATCCACAAAATAATGAACTGATTGCCAGTGTCCCCTCCGCAAGCAAGGAAGATATGATCAACACCATAGAAGAAGCGAAAAAAGGGGTGGACATTGCTGCAGAACTGCCTGTTCATAAAAGAATATCCATCCTGAATCGGGCTGCAAGTTTATTATCTGAACGGAAACAGGAGTTTGCTGAAACCATTGCCAAAGAAGGAAGCAAAACCATTACAGAAGCCAGTGGTGAAGTGAACAGAGCGATTGAAACGCTGCAAATCAGTGCCGAGGAAGCACGACGGATTAAAGGAGAAACTATATCTTTTGATCAACGACCAGGCAGTGAAAATCGCGTTGGGTATTACTACCGTTTTCCAATTGGACTCATTGCCGCCATCACTCCTTTTAATGATCCGCTAAATCTGGTCGCACACAAAGTGGGGCCGGCTGTAGCAAGTGGAAATGCATTAATTGTAAAGCCTGCATCCACAACTCCTTTAAGTGCTCTTAAACTGGCCGCCTTAATGGAAGAGGCCGGATTGCCCAAAAAAGTCCTCAGTGTCATCACCGGCCGTGGAAGCGAAATAGGTGATTTACTCATCGAGCATGAGGATATACGAATGATTTCCTTTACAGGAGGCGTGGAAACCGGCCAGGAAATTACCGCTAAATCAGGTGTAAAAAAACTTGGGATGGAGCTTGGTTCCAATTCCCCATCCATTATTCTGGATGATGCTGACGTCGATCAGGCCGTTGAATCGACCGTATCCGGATCCTACGCAGCTGCCGGGCAAAACTGTATAGGAGTTCAGCGTATCTATATAGCAGAAAACCTTTATGAGGACTTTAAAACAAAATTTGTGGAGCGTACGAAACAGTATGTCACCGGCGATAAAATGTCATCGGATACGGATATGGGACCACTCATTACAGAAAGTGAGGCCATCCGAGTCGAAAATTGGGTCAATGATGCCGTCGATCATGGAGCTGCTTTACTTTGCGGGGGCAAACGGCACGGGGCCTATTATGATCCTACTGTACTGGAGCAGTTACCTGATAACTGTATCCTGGCTTCAGAAGAGGTTTTTGGACCTGTCGTTATCCTCTATTCGGTAGCTGACCTTGATGAAGCCATTACAAAATCCAACAATGTTGATTTTGGGCTGCAGGCTGGAATTTTCACAAAAAATCTGGAACGCGCTTTTGAGGCGATTCATAAACTAAAAGTAGGCGGAGTTATGGTCAATGACAGCAGTGATTATCGCATTGACGCTATGCCCTTCGGAGGTGTGAAAAATTCAGGACTTGGCCGGGAAGGCATTCAATTTGCCATCCATGAAATGACAGACCCTAAAGTGGTTTGTTTCAATTTACCTTAA
- a CDS encoding M24 family metallopeptidase, producing the protein MFTVEEYQERMRKTKEKMNEQGIEVLLLVNPSNMNYLSGYDAWSFYVHQMIIVMIDEEQPIWIGREMDANSARISTWMNNDNIIPYPDDYIQSDNKHPMEFVANILKEIGQANRYIGVEMETHYFSALSYLKLIHHLPNATFKDADQLVNWVRSIKSPQEITYMRMAAQNAEMAMRRAYETIDANVRECDVAANIFQAQISGTAEHGGDYPAIVPMIPSGRKTSAPHFTWTDERYQVNDPVIVELAGCYNRYHSPLARTMVIGEPSYQLAETSKVIVEALNETLNFIRPGVTSEEIEEVWQNNIAKHGFYKRSRLGYSVGLSYPPDWGEHTISIRPGDQTVIQPNMTLHLIPGLWYHDFGVEISEAIRVTDSGCETLADFPRELYVKNPTPSLYVNGTTLPKY; encoded by the coding sequence ATGTTTACGGTGGAAGAATACCAAGAAAGAATGCGAAAAACAAAGGAAAAAATGAACGAACAAGGAATCGAAGTCTTATTGCTGGTTAACCCTTCAAACATGAACTATTTAAGTGGATATGATGCCTGGTCTTTTTACGTTCACCAAATGATTATTGTGATGATTGATGAGGAACAGCCGATCTGGATCGGCAGAGAAATGGATGCCAATAGTGCCCGCATTTCGACGTGGATGAACAATGATAACATTATTCCTTATCCTGATGACTATATACAATCCGACAATAAGCATCCTATGGAGTTTGTAGCGAATATTTTAAAAGAAATTGGGCAGGCCAATCGATATATAGGAGTTGAAATGGAAACCCACTATTTCAGTGCGCTCTCTTATTTGAAATTAATTCATCATTTACCTAATGCAACATTTAAGGACGCTGACCAGCTCGTCAATTGGGTAAGATCCATTAAATCTCCACAGGAAATTACCTATATGAGAATGGCCGCTCAAAATGCTGAAATGGCGATGCGAAGAGCCTATGAAACAATTGATGCCAACGTCCGGGAGTGTGATGTGGCTGCCAATATCTTTCAGGCCCAAATCAGTGGAACAGCCGAACATGGCGGTGACTATCCAGCCATAGTTCCGATGATCCCGTCCGGTAGAAAAACATCAGCCCCTCACTTCACCTGGACCGATGAGCGCTATCAGGTGAATGATCCGGTTATTGTTGAACTTGCCGGCTGTTATAACCGTTACCATTCACCTCTTGCCCGAACGATGGTCATAGGTGAACCATCCTATCAACTGGCAGAGACTTCTAAAGTCATTGTGGAAGCTCTTAACGAGACGCTGAATTTCATCAGACCCGGAGTAACCAGTGAAGAAATTGAAGAAGTCTGGCAAAACAACATTGCAAAACATGGGTTCTATAAGCGATCACGACTCGGATATTCCGTTGGCTTAAGCTACCCGCCTGACTGGGGAGAGCATACAATCAGCATTCGCCCCGGGGATCAGACAGTTATTCAGCCAAACATGACCCTGCATTTAATCCCGGGATTATGGTATCACGATTTTGGAGTTGAAATCAGCGAGGCGATTAGAGTAACCGATAGCGGTTGCGAAACGCTTGCTGATTTTCCAAGAGAACTCTATGTAAAAAATCCAACCCCCTCCCTTTATGTGAATGGAACGACATTGCCGAAGTATTAG
- a CDS encoding GNAT family N-acetyltransferase, whose product MDIDLKDNIKAFIRPYKEKDFNRIQDLNREEGWTNLVENDLNTREAWKNSNVAYVIEIKGKGVVGYVRGFTDTCISLFICELLIDKKYRGLGLGKEFLYYLHHVYPTTRMELLANRSSRSYYEELGFRSFYGFRKSKQE is encoded by the coding sequence ATGGATATAGATTTGAAAGATAATATAAAGGCGTTCATTCGACCATATAAAGAAAAGGACTTTAATAGAATACAAGATTTAAACAGAGAAGAAGGATGGACGAATTTAGTTGAAAATGATTTGAACACAAGGGAAGCGTGGAAAAATTCAAATGTAGCCTATGTTATTGAAATAAAAGGAAAAGGAGTAGTTGGCTATGTAAGAGGATTTACTGATACTTGTATAAGCCTGTTTATTTGTGAATTGCTAATTGATAAAAAGTATCGGGGATTGGGATTAGGAAAAGAATTCCTTTACTATTTACATCATGTATATCCAACCACAAGAATGGAATTACTTGCAAATCGTTCATCTCGTTCATATTATGAAGAACTTGGTTTTCGCTCGTTTTACGGGTTTAGGAAATCTAAACAGGAATAA
- a CDS encoding DUF4362 domain-containing protein, producing the protein MIKIKKTSKLLGTVDMHGDIENIDRFKKFINNFDKGQKDSIRVIRYTTEGDPVLRDLEYDGEAIISTFDTRRDKYGKGSINTATCESIEEVETAERTDYLLDDCENIADHTILVIWK; encoded by the coding sequence GTGATTAAAATTAAAAAAACCTCAAAGTTATTAGGAACAGTGGATATGCACGGGGACATTGAAAATATAGATAGATTCAAAAAGTTTATAAACAATTTTGACAAGGGACAGAAGGACAGTATTAGGGTAATCAGATATACAACTGAAGGTGATCCAGTGCTCCGTGACCTTGAATATGATGGTGAAGCTATCATATCAACATTTGACACACGAAGGGATAAATATGGGAAGGGGAGCATAAATACTGCAACTTGTGAATCAATTGAAGAGGTCGAAACTGCAGAAAGAACGGATTACTTACTTGATGATTGTGAAAATATTGCAGATCATACGATTTTAGTGATTTGGAAATAG
- a CDS encoding DUF6366 family protein, which translates to MSEQQETPEHRRERLRQEEGRGNPAGNMNDAANRASNGSLVDLVGSLGWKGTGILILFMVLGVIIYAIFFR; encoded by the coding sequence ATGAGTGAACAACAGGAAACTCCAGAACATAGAAGAGAACGGTTACGACAAGAAGAGGGAAGAGGAAACCCTGCTGGAAATATGAATGATGCTGCGAATAGAGCTAGTAATGGAAGTCTTGTTGATTTAGTGGGGAGTCTGGGTTGGAAAGGAACCGGGATTCTTATTCTTTTTATGGTACTTGGGGTCATTATTTATGCAATATTCTTTCGTTAA